A genomic region of Bernardetia sp. ABR2-2B contains the following coding sequences:
- a CDS encoding GEVED domain-containing protein, with product MTTNLRFQFFSLLLIFLCFTFSVNAQTAPPSNLSGSALRTWYKQNYHDGKHNTLGYSTARRYMYNYIDNKNNSITGVYSGFVQPWTYGGTGTNPAPINCEHTVPQSFFGKADPMVSDIHHLFPTYGSWNSTRSNYPFAEITDSQTEKWMLNSSQQTSVPSSNIDAYSEYASQTFEPREDQKGNTARAIFYFYTMYPTQAGSMSQVGDINVLYQWHLQDPVDAAEIDRNNKIEQYQGDRNPYIDYPSTVATAWNLSGGDTGGGTNPSYCASKGNSVSDEWINRVVFGSINNTSGANGGYRDYTNLTANVTKGNSETITIYPTWSGSQYAEGYAVWIDLNKDGDFNDSGELVFSKAASTSSSATGSITIPSTATTGTTRMRVSMKYNGIPTSCESFSYGEVEDYTVNIQSGITGGDGGTTPTGAELLISEYVEGSSNNKAIEIYNPTSSSVSLSSYSLKKQSNGAGSWASTLSLSGSLAAGQTYVIVYSSASTTLKNKADLITSSSALAFNGNDAVGLFKNSSLIDVVGVFNSSATFGQNVTLVRKATVSAGNTTYTASEWTSYSQDTFSYLGNAGSGGSTGGNTAAPTGYCTSKGNSVADEWINRVVFGSINNTSGANGGYRDYTNLSTTVSKGSSQTITIYPSWAGSVYNEAYTVFIDWNRDGDFNDAGETTYSRSAGNSSSVSGTINIPATASTGTTRMRVAMKYNANSTPCETFSYGEVEDYHINITGTAKISVRNNENNNEEATVQNVVNEFKIYPNPTVQSAKLQLSVVEAQNVVVRMFDAQGKVVSLQTIHVNGSKEISLPTNRLKTGLYVVEITGKDFRFTERVIKN from the coding sequence ATGACTACGAATTTACGCTTCCAATTTTTTTCTCTGTTACTTATTTTTCTTTGTTTTACTTTTTCAGTAAATGCACAAACTGCTCCCCCTTCTAATTTATCTGGCTCTGCTCTAAGAACTTGGTACAAACAAAATTATCACGATGGAAAACACAATACGCTAGGCTACTCAACAGCCAGACGTTATATGTACAATTACATCGACAACAAAAACAACTCAATTACTGGTGTCTATTCGGGTTTTGTACAGCCTTGGACATACGGAGGGACAGGTACAAACCCAGCTCCTATCAACTGCGAACACACCGTTCCACAAAGTTTCTTTGGAAAAGCTGACCCAATGGTTTCTGACATTCATCACTTATTCCCTACTTATGGAAGTTGGAATAGCACACGTTCGAATTATCCTTTTGCAGAAATAACAGATTCTCAAACGGAGAAATGGATGTTAAATTCTTCACAACAAACTTCTGTTCCGAGTTCAAATATTGATGCGTATAGTGAATATGCTTCTCAAACTTTTGAGCCTCGTGAAGACCAAAAAGGAAATACAGCTCGTGCAATTTTTTATTTTTATACAATGTACCCAACACAAGCAGGTTCGATGAGCCAAGTGGGAGATATTAATGTTTTGTATCAATGGCACTTACAAGACCCTGTTGATGCTGCTGAAATAGACAGAAATAACAAAATCGAACAATATCAAGGCGACCGTAATCCATATATTGATTATCCAAGTACAGTTGCAACAGCTTGGAATTTGTCTGGTGGCGATACAGGAGGAGGAACAAATCCTTCTTATTGTGCTTCAAAAGGAAACAGCGTTTCTGATGAGTGGATAAACAGAGTAGTTTTTGGTTCTATCAATAATACTTCTGGCGCAAATGGTGGTTATAGAGATTATACAAATCTTACTGCAAATGTTACGAAAGGAAATAGTGAAACAATTACAATTTATCCAACTTGGAGTGGCTCACAATATGCTGAAGGTTACGCTGTTTGGATAGATTTGAATAAAGATGGAGATTTTAATGATAGTGGCGAACTTGTTTTTTCTAAAGCAGCTTCTACTTCTTCTTCTGCAACGGGAAGTATCACAATTCCTTCAACAGCTACAACAGGCACAACTCGTATGCGTGTTTCGATGAAATACAATGGCATTCCTACTTCTTGTGAATCATTTTCTTATGGTGAAGTAGAAGATTATACTGTAAATATACAAAGTGGAATAACTGGAGGAGATGGAGGAACAACTCCAACAGGAGCAGAACTTCTAATTTCTGAATATGTTGAGGGTTCTTCTAATAATAAAGCTATTGAAATTTATAACCCAACTTCTTCATCAGTTAGTCTTTCAAGCTATTCTCTCAAAAAACAATCAAACGGAGCTGGAAGCTGGGCATCAACACTTTCATTAAGTGGGAGTTTGGCAGCAGGACAGACCTATGTAATCGTTTATTCATCTGCTTCTACCACACTCAAAAACAAAGCTGATTTGATTACTTCATCTAGCGCACTTGCATTCAATGGAAACGATGCCGTAGGATTATTCAAAAATAGCTCTTTAATTGATGTAGTTGGTGTTTTTAATAGCTCTGCTACTTTCGGGCAAAATGTAACGCTAGTTAGAAAAGCTACTGTTTCGGCAGGAAATACAACTTATACAGCTTCTGAATGGACTTCTTATTCACAAGATACTTTTTCTTATTTGGGAAACGCAGGTAGTGGAGGAAGTACAGGTGGAAATACAGCAGCACCAACAGGATATTGTACCTCAAAAGGAAATAGTGTTGCCGATGAATGGATAAACAGAGTAGTTTTTGGTTCTATCAATAATACTTCTGGTGCAAACGGTGGTTATAGAGATTATACAAATCTTAGTACGACGGTAAGCAAGGGAAGTTCACAGACAATAACTATTTATCCTTCTTGGGCTGGAAGCGTTTATAATGAGGCTTATACAGTCTTTATAGATTGGAACAGAGATGGAGATTTTAATGATGCTGGAGAAACGACTTATTCTCGTTCGGCTGGTAATTCTTCTTCTGTAAGTGGAACAATCAATATTCCTGCAACGGCTTCAACTGGAACTACTCGTATGCGTGTAGCAATGAAATATAATGCAAATTCAACGCCTTGTGAAACGTTTAGCTACGGAGAGGTAGAAGATTATCACATCAATATTACAGGAACAGCAAAAATTTCAGTAAGAAATAATGAAAATAATAATGAGGAAGCAACAGTTCAGAATGTTGTAAATGAATTTAAAATCTATCCAAATCCAACTGTACAATCTGCAAAACTTCAACTATCAGTTGTTGAAGCTCAGAATGTGGTAGTTCGTATGTTTGATGCACAAGGAAAGGTAGTTTCGTTACAAACTATCCATGTAAATGGAAGTAAAGAAATTAGTTTGCCTACCAATCGTCTGAAAACAGGACTTTATGTTGTAGAAATTACAGGAAAAGATTTCCGTTTTACAGAGAGAGTGATTAAGAACTAA
- a CDS encoding AAA family ATPase, with protein MERIHIKNFKQIKEADLYLRKLNVIVGEHTSGKSTLMKVAYFMHHLQDEIINEVSANAPQIFRHNFFGRMKQAVRIAFVHHFGSTRHLADFTIDYYTPSGELVCFYVNDNNDLDLFFVDDFGDKILDNSFAAVEELVELKNKGLDSTSTEWQEVLDALRGRLNVVFGDNTQELYIPNNRSVWLAIGNRIQTLFDEMEQTLKNKGFLRFDSEHELFHLRFVQHIKNNVVPVFKRNATLKDVFFDVMKFSTDANLTIDSTSKQIAELLQGTYQADTFGEKIFYELPEKYVYLQNASTHQQELIRMIQDLFLAALRQQPVLRFIEHPEAQVRTDLHETLTEFLVWFATSHPENQLVFSTHSSQMVDTLNKIVGEGKLLKSEEINVLTLDDGNLVTLSNQETGKVEDTLTEKYLV; from the coding sequence ATGGAAAGAATACATATCAAGAATTTTAAACAGATTAAAGAAGCAGACCTTTACTTGCGTAAGCTTAATGTTATTGTAGGTGAGCATACATCAGGAAAAAGTACGCTCATGAAAGTAGCTTATTTTATGCATCATTTGCAAGATGAGATTATAAATGAAGTTTCGGCAAATGCTCCACAAATTTTTAGACACAACTTTTTTGGGCGCATGAAACAAGCTGTCCGAATTGCTTTTGTACATCATTTTGGCTCTACTAGGCATTTGGCTGACTTTACGATTGATTATTATACACCTTCTGGCGAGTTAGTTTGTTTTTATGTTAATGATAATAATGATTTAGATTTATTTTTTGTAGATGATTTTGGAGATAAAATATTAGATAACTCATTTGCTGCCGTTGAAGAGTTGGTAGAGCTTAAAAATAAAGGTTTAGATAGCACTTCGACAGAATGGCAGGAAGTTTTAGATGCGCTTAGAGGAAGATTAAACGTTGTCTTTGGAGACAATACACAAGAGCTTTATATTCCAAATAATAGAAGTGTTTGGCTTGCTATTGGAAACCGTATTCAGACACTTTTTGATGAAATGGAACAAACTCTAAAAAACAAAGGGTTTTTACGTTTTGATTCTGAACACGAACTTTTTCACTTGCGTTTTGTACAACATATCAAAAATAATGTAGTGCCTGTTTTTAAAAGAAATGCAACACTCAAAGATGTATTTTTTGATGTAATGAAGTTTAGTACAGATGCAAATCTGACTATTGATTCTACAAGCAAACAAATTGCAGAACTTCTTCAAGGAACATATCAAGCAGATACATTTGGAGAAAAAATATTTTATGAACTTCCTGAAAAGTATGTTTATCTTCAAAATGCTTCAACGCATCAACAAGAACTTATCCGTATGATTCAAGATTTATTTTTGGCTGCTCTTCGTCAGCAACCTGTTTTGCGTTTTATCGAACACCCAGAAGCACAAGTAAGAACAGATTTACACGAAACACTTACTGAATTTTTGGTTTGGTTTGCTACTTCTCATCCTGAAAATCAACTTGTTTTCTCTACACATTCTTCTCAAATGGTCGATACACTCAATAAGATTGTAGGTGAAGGCAAACTCCTCAAAAGTGAAGAAATAAATGTTCTGACTTTAGATGATGGAAATTTAGTTACACTTTCTAATCAAGAAACTGGAAAGGTAGAAGATACTTTGACAGAAAAATATTTAGTTTAA
- the mnmE gene encoding tRNA uridine-5-carboxymethylaminomethyl(34) synthesis GTPase MnmE, translating to MKYTDFSDTIIALSTPAGRGAIALVRLSGKEAISQTQTFFQGLNASKNLLEQKTHTVHFGTIRNLENEILDEVVVTIFKAPNSFTKENVVEISCHGSPFIVKRIIQNFLDNSPVRYAKAGEFTQRAFLNGRFDLAQAEAVADLIAADSAASHKVAISQLRGGFSSQIKELRQQLLDFVSLIELELDFGEEDVEFAEREKLTQLVKTIQTVIEQLLSSFELGNAIKNGVPTVIAGKPNAGKSTLLNALLNEEKAIVSEIAGTTRDFIEDEISIEGIAFRFIDTAGLRYTEDKVESIGVERARRKMSEASLILYVIDLSELFNGVISKKEFFEEIKEVEELNINTLFVLNKSDFWEKIENEIENKKDFNWLKTWAKESNTIFTQANNTTDREDIEKLKTKILEVIQADNFNAGDTLVTNTRHYESLRNANLALDDVLNALEMGLTGDLLSLDLRTALEHLGSITGEVSNDEILGNIFGKFCIGK from the coding sequence ATGAAATATACTGATTTTTCTGATACTATTATTGCTCTTTCTACACCTGCTGGACGTGGTGCAATTGCACTCGTTCGTCTTTCTGGAAAAGAGGCTATTTCACAAACACAGACTTTTTTTCAAGGATTAAATGCTAGTAAAAATCTACTAGAACAAAAAACGCATACAGTCCATTTTGGCACAATCAGAAATCTTGAAAATGAAATTTTGGACGAAGTAGTAGTTACCATTTTTAAAGCACCAAATTCATTTACAAAAGAAAATGTAGTCGAAATTTCTTGTCATGGGTCGCCTTTTATTGTAAAAAGAATTATTCAGAATTTTTTAGATAATTCGCCTGTTCGTTATGCAAAAGCTGGAGAGTTTACACAAAGAGCTTTTCTGAATGGTCGTTTTGATTTGGCACAAGCCGAAGCCGTAGCTGATTTGATTGCAGCAGATTCGGCAGCGTCACATAAAGTAGCTATTTCACAGCTTCGTGGGGGTTTTTCTTCTCAGATAAAAGAACTTCGCCAACAGCTTCTTGATTTTGTTTCTTTGATAGAGTTAGAATTAGATTTTGGAGAAGAAGATGTAGAGTTTGCAGAGCGTGAAAAACTAACCCAACTGGTAAAAACAATTCAAACAGTTATTGAGCAATTATTAAGTTCTTTTGAGCTTGGAAATGCTATCAAAAATGGTGTTCCAACAGTTATTGCAGGAAAACCAAATGCAGGAAAATCTACGCTTCTCAATGCGCTTTTGAATGAAGAAAAAGCTATCGTTTCAGAAATTGCAGGAACGACACGAGATTTTATAGAAGATGAAATAAGTATTGAAGGAATTGCATTTCGTTTTATTGATACAGCAGGGCTGCGCTATACAGAAGACAAAGTAGAATCTATTGGTGTAGAGAGAGCAAGAAGAAAAATGAGTGAAGCCTCGCTTATTTTATATGTGATTGATTTGTCTGAGTTATTCAATGGAGTTATAAGTAAAAAAGAATTTTTTGAAGAAATCAAGGAGGTAGAAGAATTGAATATAAATACACTTTTTGTCTTGAATAAATCTGATTTTTGGGAAAAAATAGAAAATGAGATAGAGAATAAAAAAGATTTTAACTGGCTCAAAACGTGGGCAAAAGAATCAAATACCATTTTTACACAAGCCAATAATACAACTGACAGAGAAGACATTGAAAAGCTAAAAACTAAGATTTTAGAAGTTATTCAAGCTGATAATTTTAATGCAGGAGATACGCTTGTTACAAATACTCGCCATTATGAGAGTTTGAGAAATGCAAATCTTGCTTTAGATGATGTCTTGAATGCTTTGGAAATGGGACTAACAGGAGATTTGCTTTCTTTAGATTTGCGTACAGCCTTAGAACATTTGGGTTCGATTACTGGAGAAGTGTCGAACGACGAGATTTTAGGAAATATATTTGGGAAGTTTTGTATAGGAAAGTAA
- a CDS encoding endonuclease/exonuclease/phosphatase family protein — protein MDKTYSNLRKGAFYTAIVLSVLIIISSVLSLIYDIPRWYLKVLDFPRMIQFILSIIILIYFVIIKLRWNRPAILLLTGLISAVLIQLSVMAPYLLWSTEVESVEAASVDEKNTVSILLGNVLIDNKNSAKFLEVIEKADPDMILAMEVDDWWVGELEGLKEEYPHTMIEPYDNAYGMALYSKFPLTKSESKHLNLSKVPSFHTLVTLPSGKIFKFYGVHPVAPVPSDKYPDNVGEITGEDQKKEMGLLKVANFVMKDEYPSLVGGDFNDVAWGRTERLFGEDNTKLKDVRIGRGLYSTFNAKSYFFRWPLDHFYVTKEISVVEFERLESFESDHFPLYGKFLIK, from the coding sequence ATGGACAAAACATACAGCAATCTCCGAAAGGGAGCATTTTACACAGCTATTGTACTTAGTGTACTCATTATTATTTCTAGTGTTCTATCTTTAATTTATGATATACCAAGATGGTATTTGAAGGTATTGGACTTTCCTAGAATGATACAGTTTATTTTGTCTATTATTATACTTATCTATTTTGTTATTATAAAACTTCGTTGGAACAGACCTGCAATTCTTTTGCTTACAGGACTTATTTCAGCCGTTTTGATTCAACTTAGTGTGATGGCTCCTTATTTATTGTGGTCTACTGAAGTTGAGAGTGTAGAAGCTGCATCGGTGGATGAAAAAAATACGGTAAGCATACTTTTGGGAAATGTACTTATTGATAATAAAAACTCTGCTAAATTTTTGGAAGTAATAGAAAAAGCTGACCCAGACATGATATTGGCGATGGAAGTAGATGATTGGTGGGTAGGTGAACTAGAGGGTTTGAAAGAAGAATATCCTCATACGATGATAGAACCTTATGATAATGCTTATGGAATGGCTCTTTATTCAAAATTTCCACTTACAAAATCTGAATCTAAGCATTTGAATCTCTCTAAAGTTCCTTCTTTTCATACGTTGGTAACACTTCCTTCTGGTAAAATTTTTAAGTTTTATGGAGTGCATCCAGTTGCGCCTGTTCCTAGCGATAAATATCCTGATAATGTTGGGGAAATAACAGGAGAAGACCAAAAGAAAGAAATGGGTTTGCTTAAAGTAGCTAATTTTGTGATGAAAGACGAGTATCCATCACTTGTAGGAGGAGATTTTAATGATGTAGCTTGGGGCAGAACAGAACGCTTGTTTGGAGAAGATAATACAAAACTCAAAGATGTCAGAATTGGTAGAGGGCTTTATAGCACGTTTAATGCAAAGTCATATTTTTTTAGATGGCCTTTAGACCATTTTTATGTAACAAAAGAAATTTCTGTTGTAGAATTTGAACGACTAGAAAGTTTTGAATCTGACCATTTTCCACTTTATGGTAAGTTTTTGATTAAATAA
- a CDS encoding DUF1835 domain-containing protein, giving the protein MKPQQYHILNGDSLKAQFPKPIKGKIIVAREALVDGNVEGESLEEFYETRATFISSHYAGYSKEDYFEKTVSEFEKIQAIPSEVDINLWFEDDLFCQVNFWFVVHLLNKNNQKNSIFLVRPKEHTQYGFGGLDESELISIYENRLSLGQNELHKIALLWEHYKNNDTEKLLQTAKGLDENYAFILPAIDAHLQRFSSEGKLGRPTESLLQIMKDLDTKEFAPVFREFSKRESIYGFGDLQVKRLFDTIKKQN; this is encoded by the coding sequence ATGAAACCTCAACAATACCACATTCTAAACGGAGATTCTTTAAAAGCACAATTCCCAAAACCTATTAAAGGCAAAATTATCGTTGCTAGAGAGGCTTTGGTAGATGGAAATGTGGAAGGAGAGAGTTTGGAGGAGTTTTATGAAACGAGAGCTACATTTATTAGTAGCCATTACGCAGGATATAGCAAAGAAGATTATTTTGAAAAAACGGTTTCTGAATTTGAGAAAATACAGGCTATTCCTAGTGAGGTAGATATTAATCTATGGTTTGAAGATGATTTGTTTTGCCAAGTAAATTTTTGGTTTGTGGTGCATCTTTTGAATAAAAATAATCAGAAAAATTCTATTTTTTTAGTTCGTCCGAAAGAACATACGCAGTACGGTTTTGGTGGTCTTGATGAATCTGAATTGATTTCTATTTATGAAAATCGTTTGTCTCTTGGTCAGAATGAGCTACATAAAATTGCTCTTCTTTGGGAGCATTACAAAAATAATGACACCGAAAAATTACTACAAACAGCTAAAGGACTGGATGAAAATTATGCTTTTATTCTTCCTGCCATAGATGCACATCTTCAACGATTTTCTAGTGAAGGAAAATTAGGGAGACCCACAGAATCACTTCTTCAAATAATGAAAGATTTAGATACGAAAGAATTTGCACCTGTTTTTAGAGAGTTTTCGAAAAGAGAATCTATTTATGGTTTTGGAGATTTGCAGGTCAAAAGGCTTTTTGATACGATAAAAAAGCAAAATTAA
- the scpA gene encoding methylmalonyl-CoA mutase has product MDFKNITLQDLKNRAAKKAEQTTQELPKEFPMWETPEKIDVKPFYTKEDSEKLPHLDYQAGIPPFLRGPYPTMYAVRPWTVRQYAGFSTAEESNAFYRRNLAAGQKGLSVAFDLATHRGYDSDHARVVGDVGKAGVAIDSVEDMKILFDKIPLDKMSVSMTMNGAVLPIMAFYIVAAEEQGVASEKLSGTIQNDILKEFMVRNTYIYPPEPSMRIIADIFSYTADKMPKFNSISISGYHMQEAGATADIELAYTLADGLEYVRKGIEVGLDIDNFAPRLSFFWGIGMNTFMETAKLRAGRWLWANIIKEFNPKNQKSMALRTHCQTSGWSLTEQDPFNNVTRTTIEALAAVFGGTQSLHTNSLDEAIALPTDFSARIARNTQLFIQNNTDITKAIDPFAGSEYVENLTYDLATRAWELIEEVESLGGMTKAIEAGIPKLRIEEAAARKQARIDGQKDTIVGVNKYKVDDDNMEIDVLDVDNVAVRESQLKRLKEVKEKRNEQKVKTVLQKLTDAAKNKTGNLLELAVDAARERATLGEISDAMESVFGRYQAQTKLIAGMYSNEMDKSTENGTAKNSDFELAQKRSDEFAEIEGRRPRILIAKMGQDGHDRGAKVIATSFADLGFDVDISPLFQTPQEVAKQAAENDVHIVGASSLAAGHKTLVPSLIEELKKIGREDIMVVAGGVIPPKDYDFLYEKGVSAVFGPGTVIAKAAMKILEELLEG; this is encoded by the coding sequence ATGGACTTTAAAAACATTACACTTCAAGACCTCAAAAATAGAGCTGCAAAAAAAGCAGAACAGACTACTCAAGAACTTCCAAAAGAATTTCCTATGTGGGAAACGCCTGAAAAAATTGATGTAAAACCATTTTATACAAAAGAAGATTCAGAAAAGCTTCCTCATTTGGATTATCAAGCAGGAATACCTCCTTTTTTGCGTGGTCCTTATCCGACTATGTACGCTGTTCGTCCTTGGACAGTTAGACAATATGCAGGTTTTTCGACGGCAGAAGAATCAAATGCTTTTTACCGTCGTAATTTGGCAGCAGGACAAAAAGGACTTTCGGTAGCTTTTGACCTTGCAACACACAGAGGTTATGATTCTGACCATGCTCGTGTGGTGGGTGATGTGGGAAAGGCAGGTGTAGCGATTGATAGTGTGGAGGATATGAAGATTTTGTTTGATAAAATTCCTTTGGATAAAATGTCGGTTTCGATGACTATGAATGGTGCAGTTTTGCCAATTATGGCGTTTTATATTGTGGCAGCAGAGGAGCAGGGAGTTGCATCAGAAAAGCTAAGTGGAACGATTCAGAACGATATTTTGAAGGAGTTTATGGTGCGTAACACGTATATTTATCCACCAGAACCAAGTATGCGAATTATTGCTGATATTTTTAGTTATACGGCTGATAAAATGCCAAAATTCAATTCTATTAGTATTAGTGGTTATCATATGCAAGAAGCAGGTGCGACGGCTGATATTGAACTTGCTTACACGTTGGCTGATGGTTTGGAATATGTCAGAAAAGGAATTGAGGTAGGGTTAGATATTGATAATTTTGCACCTCGTTTGTCGTTCTTTTGGGGAATTGGAATGAATACATTTATGGAAACAGCCAAACTTCGGGCTGGTCGTTGGCTTTGGGCGAATATCATCAAAGAATTTAATCCAAAAAATCAGAAATCAATGGCTCTCAGAACGCATTGCCAGACTTCAGGTTGGTCTTTGACAGAACAAGACCCTTTTAATAATGTAACTCGTACAACTATTGAAGCTCTAGCAGCCGTTTTTGGTGGAACACAATCTTTACATACTAATTCATTAGACGAGGCAATCGCACTTCCGACGGATTTTTCGGCTCGTATTGCACGAAATACCCAATTATTTATTCAGAATAATACAGATATTACAAAAGCGATTGACCCTTTTGCAGGTTCGGAATATGTAGAAAACTTAACCTACGACCTTGCTACTCGTGCTTGGGAACTGATTGAAGAAGTAGAATCGTTAGGAGGAATGACAAAGGCGATTGAGGCAGGTATTCCAAAACTTAGAATTGAAGAAGCTGCTGCACGAAAACAAGCTCGTATAGATGGACAGAAAGATACGATTGTGGGTGTGAATAAATACAAAGTAGATGACGACAATATGGAAATTGACGTTTTAGATGTTGATAATGTGGCTGTTAGAGAATCTCAACTCAAAAGATTGAAAGAAGTAAAAGAAAAGCGAAACGAGCAAAAAGTCAAAACTGTATTACAAAAACTAACTGATGCAGCCAAAAATAAAACAGGAAACTTATTAGAACTTGCCGTAGATGCTGCACGAGAAAGAGCTACTTTAGGTGAAATTTCAGATGCCATGGAAAGTGTTTTTGGTCGTTATCAAGCACAAACAAAACTTATTGCAGGAATGTACTCCAATGAAATGGATAAATCAACAGAAAACGGAACAGCAAAAAATAGTGATTTTGAATTAGCTCAAAAACGCTCTGATGAGTTTGCAGAAATTGAAGGTCGTCGCCCACGTATTTTGATTGCAAAAATGGGACAAGATGGACACGATAGAGGTGCGAAAGTGATTGCGACCAGTTTTGCAGATTTGGGTTTTGATGTGGATATAAGTCCACTTTTTCAAACGCCACAAGAAGTAGCCAAACAAGCTGCCGAAAATGATGTGCATATTGTAGGTGCGTCTTCGCTTGCTGCTGGACACAAAACGCTCGTTCCATCGCTGATAGAAGAACTCAAAAAGATTGGTAGAGAAGATATTATGGTTGTGGCTGGTGGTGTGATTCCTCCGAAAGACTATGATTTCTTGTATGAAAAAGGTGTTTCGGCTGTTTTTGGTCCAGGAACTGTAATTGCAAAGGCTGCTATGAAAATTTTGGAGGAGCTTTTGGAGGGGTAG
- a CDS encoding response regulator, translated as MPNSTPNTEKIALVMLVDDNDTDNFISKRIIELTGFANEVVTKNSGKSALEYLKDNQDDESKLPDLIFLDINMPIVDGFIFLYEFGQMPASIHKKCRISVLSSSDNKRDIDRIVGNEYVIKFTTKPLTEDALSAVKEVWLKQK; from the coding sequence ATGCCAAACTCCACTCCAAATACAGAAAAAATAGCTTTAGTCATGCTCGTAGATGACAATGATACAGACAATTTTATTAGCAAACGTATCATCGAACTAACAGGTTTTGCAAACGAAGTCGTTACCAAAAATTCAGGTAAAAGTGCGCTAGAATACTTAAAAGATAATCAGGATGATGAATCAAAACTTCCAGATTTAATATTCTTGGATATTAATATGCCCATCGTTGATGGTTTTATTTTTCTGTATGAATTTGGACAAATGCCAGCATCTATACACAAAAAGTGTCGTATTTCAGTTCTTTCTAGCTCTGACAACAAGCGTGATATTGATAGAATTGTAGGAAATGAGTATGTAATCAAATTTACTACAAAACCACTTACAGAAGATGCTTTAAGTGCCGTAAAAGAAGTTTGGCTAAAGCAAAAATAA
- a CDS encoding MerC domain-containing protein — protein MNHYSFSFFQNSKSKIKNLNSDFIGAMSAFLCIIHCAIVPILMGIHSFYYAGDALVSHTEHSHSHSSLHSLNFLEGSHWHTLDYFFIAITLIAVYFATRRSIVSWVKTGLWSAASLFVISILLEEFIVGIEYLAYFASALLIVFHFLNQRLDKKVVPKTNNIKEEELNFERNSFDSVTLETKTQSKKSNRVSCAC, from the coding sequence ATGAACCATTATTCTTTTTCATTTTTCCAAAACTCTAAGAGTAAAATAAAAAATCTAAACTCTGACTTTATTGGAGCAATGAGTGCATTTCTATGTATTATTCATTGTGCTATTGTTCCTATCTTGATGGGAATCCATTCTTTTTATTACGCTGGAGATGCGCTTGTTTCACATACAGAACATTCACACAGCCATTCTTCTTTGCATTCGCTTAACTTTTTGGAAGGTTCGCATTGGCATACTTTAGATTATTTCTTTATTGCCATTACACTAATAGCTGTTTATTTTGCAACTCGTAGAAGTATAGTTTCTTGGGTAAAAACAGGTCTTTGGAGTGCAGCAAGTCTTTTTGTGATTTCTATCTTGTTAGAAGAGTTTATTGTTGGAATAGAATATTTAGCATATTTTGCTTCTGCGTTACTTATTGTCTTTCATTTTCTAAATCAACGTTTGGATAAAAAAGTAGTACCAAAAACAAATAATATAAAAGAAGAGGAACTAAACTTTGAAAGAAACAGTTTTGATAGTGTTACTTTAGAAACCAAAACCCAATCTAAAAAGTCAAATAGAGTAAGCTGTGCTTGTTAA